One window from the genome of Nicotiana sylvestris chromosome 9, ASM39365v2, whole genome shotgun sequence encodes:
- the LOC138878769 gene encoding uncharacterized protein produces MENSMDKGKAIEDRFELDMTNFPALSAIAMRNSFGPLTKGSWCLSSVPPDKGRGWNYATNYQDASNKWIWFTWDSQWYNVTILSVAAQYIHYLVQDRVGIIDCAITAIYGYNTIEQRKQLWSGLKDIATGNTKPWLLCGDFNAVLHTNDRQMGNPITYTEVQDFADCVANLTLNELGHVATKYGLPYISDHSPMLLTLSSAPKPGKTPFRFFNVWADHESFISIIERIWNQSFAEGKMKKIWIKLKRLRPLFRTLNTEHYRTISMKIEQARTTLEEVQQKIITAYNDNLIEEEKSLLQNLEKWSLIEESVLRQKAITKWIKLGDSNTKYFADVMKERSQRKQVNELVSIMGDKLVQPDNIKQEVKLALCAEVTDKEIYNGLCAIDSDKAPGIDGYNAYFFKKAWVIINNEVSQAVKEFFSTGK; encoded by the exons ATGGAAAACTCAATGGACAAAGGCAAAGCTATAGAGGACAGGTTTGAACTGGATATGACAAATTTTCCAGCTTTATCAGCCATTGCTATGAGGAATTCTTTTGGACCATTGACTAAAGGATCATGGTGTTTGAGTAGTGTACCTCCTGATAAAGGAAGAG GGTGGAACTATGCTACCAACTATCAGGATGCTTCAAATAAATGGATATGGTTTACTTGGGACTCGCAGTGGTATAATGTTACTATCCTAAGTGTTGCAGCTCAATACATACATTATTTGGTACAAGATAGGGTGGGAATAATTGATTGTGCAATTACAGCTATATATGGTTACAATACCATAGAGCAAAGGAAACAATTATGGAGTGGTTTGAAGGACATTGCTACAGGAAATACAAAACCATGGTTGCTATGTGGGGATTTCAATGCAGTCCTACATACCAATGACAGGCAGATGGGCAACCCCATTACATATACAGAAGTGCAGGACTTTGCTGACTGTGTAGCTAATCTAACTCTGAATGAACTG GGTCATGTGGCTACTAAATATGGATTGCCATACATATCTGATCATAGTCCAATGCTATTAACTCTTTCCTCAGCTCCCAAACCTGGCAAAACACCTTTCAGATTTTTTAATGTCTGGGCAGATCATGAAAGCTTTATATCCATTATAGAAAGAATCTGGAATCAATCTTTCGCTGAGGGCAAAATGAAGAAAATTTGGATAAAATTGAAGAGGTTAAGGCCTTTGTTCAGGACCCTAAACACTGAGCACTATAGAACTATTAGTATGAAGATTGAACAAGCTAGAACAACCTTAGAGGAGGTGCAACAGAAGATAATTACAGCATATAATGACAATCTGATTGAAGAAGAGAAAAGCTTATTGCAGAACTTAGAAAAGTGGTCCCTTATTGAAGAAAGTGTATTAAGGCAGAAAGCAATAACTAAGTGGATCAAACTGGGAGACTCTAATACCAAGTATTTTGCAGATGTTATGAAGGAAAGAAGTCAGAGAAAGCAAGTAAATGAACTTGTATCAATCATGGGAGATAAACTTGTTCAACCTGACAACATAAAGCAGGAAGTG AAACTTGCTCTATGTGCTGAGGTGACTGACAAAGAGATCTATAATGGATTATGTGCTATTGACAGTGACAAAGCACCAGGAATTGATGGCTACAATGCTTACTTCTTCAAGAAGGCATGGGTGATTATCAACAATGAAGTCAGTCAAGCAGTGAAAGAGTTCTTCAGTACTGGAAAATAG
- the LOC138878768 gene encoding uncharacterized protein, protein MEIIQKLSYTIGELPFKYLGIPLATKKLSLIQWHPLIEKIVARIFSWTAKKLSYTGRVQLVQTVLFGIQSYWSQLFNLLMKVMKMIAAYCRSYIWPGINTITKKSLVAWDRMCTPKLRGGYGLINLQMWNRAAIAKLCWDVASKRDSLWIRWIHAYYIKDKRIEDIAIPQQASWMVRQILSARTVLQQIQHRQQAKKSMISQFYYQLLGNSPRVVWNSMMFKNKAKPKVIFTMWVQLQGTLLTAYRLIKSGVNVDPRYSLCQLNDETRDHLFVSCSFTKTVWQKVLQWMRRQEVIGDNWGQHQEWITQRAKGRSYGAQLYIMVYAEVTHGVWIERNMRIFQQRSRSADSIAREIAYICNVRATKGISSLVQHFMFH, encoded by the coding sequence ATGGAAATTATTCAAAAGTTGAGCTACACAATAGGAGAATTACCATTTAAATATCTTGGTATTCCTCTTGCTACCAAGAAACTATCCCTGATACAGTGGCATCCTTTAATAGAAAAGATAGTTGCAAGGATTTTTTCATGGACTGCCAAAAAGCTCTCTTATACGGGAAGAGTGCAGCTGGTACAAACTGTCCTATTTGGTATTCAATCTTACTGGTCACAACTATTCAACTTACTAATGAAAGTTATGAAGATGATAGCGGCTTATTGCAGAAGTTATATTTGGCCTGGGATCAACACCATTACCAAAAAATCCCTGGTGGCTTGGGATAGGATGTGTACACCTAAGTTAAGAGGGGGATATGGTTTGATTAATTTACAAATGTGGAACAGGGCAGCTATAGCAAAACTGTGTTGGGATGTAGCAAGCAAACGAGATAGCTTATGGATAAGATGGATTCATGCATACTACATCAAAGATAAGAGGATAGAAGACATAGCAATCCCACAACAGGCAAGCTGGATGGTGAGACAGATTCTAAGTGCCAGAACAGTACTACAACAAATTCAACATAGGCAACAAGCCAAAAAGAGCATGATCAGCCAGTTCTATTATCAGTTACTGGGAAATAGTCCAAGAGTTGTGTGGAATTCTATGATGTTCAAAAATAAAGCTAAACCAAAAGTTATATTCACAATGTGGGTACAGTTGCAAGGTACACTTCTAACTGCATATAGATTGATTAAATCGGGAGTCAATGTGGATCCAAGATATTCCTTATGTCAGCTGAATGATGAAACTAGAGATCATCTGTTTGTGAGCTGCTCCTTTACTAAAACAGTGTGGCAAAAGGTACTACAATGGATGCGAAGGCAAGAAGTAATTGGAGATAACTGGGGGCAACATCAAGAATGGATAACACAGAGAGCTAAGGGCAGATCCTATGGAGCACAACTATACATAATGGTTTATGCAGAGGTAACCCATGGTGTTTGGATTGAAAGGAACATGAGAATATTTCAACAGAGAAGTAGAAGTGCTGATAGTATAGCTAGAGAAATAGCCTACATATGTAATGTGCGAGCTACAAAAGGAATCAGTAGTTTAGTTCAACATTTTATGTTTCATTAG